A genomic window from Alkalihalobacillus sp. AL-G includes:
- a CDS encoding arsenate reductase family protein, whose protein sequence is MSLSVYEYPSCSTCKKAKKWLDANGVSYKTVHIVEETPSKDELSSLYQKSGLELKKFFNTSGKKYRELGVKDKVKTATEEELLELLVSDGMLIKRPIVTDDKKVTVGFKDETFEQNWK, encoded by the coding sequence TTGTCATTATCGGTTTATGAGTATCCGAGCTGTTCTACATGCAAGAAAGCTAAGAAATGGTTGGATGCAAATGGTGTATCCTACAAGACCGTACATATCGTTGAAGAAACACCATCAAAAGATGAACTTTCTTCCCTTTATCAAAAAAGCGGCTTGGAATTAAAAAAGTTTTTCAATACGAGCGGTAAAAAATATCGTGAGCTTGGCGTGAAAGACAAAGTGAAAACAGCAACAGAAGAAGAACTGCTGGAATTGCTTGTATCCGACGGAATGTTGATCAAACGACCGATTGTAACTGACGATAAAAAGGTGACAGTAGGTTTTAAAGACGAAACGTTTGAACAAAATTGGAAGTAG